A section of the Oreochromis aureus strain Israel breed Guangdong linkage group 22, ZZ_aureus, whole genome shotgun sequence genome encodes:
- the LOC120435549 gene encoding uncharacterized protein LOC120435549, producing the protein MHRSFPGYFKSNLSRGKKRCLTSTKQLVKAGSKTTGLSFYLLSKNTSYTPLPAEELELLQAGMGRQTVSLLEDGDHAEISRLLEETFRKMEYLCGGWLLHKATGGSGRRKLTVIPPETEGYSVKTLKAVSGGGKSTFYIVPLQETLDTSPLPPDSQHFSKMPKKICYQCNEMMPLQMLAVHINTCKGKFSPDETDDEESELCIVKSKCKVICPICTKDFPEDEITVHASLCGDSFQ; encoded by the exons atgCATAG ATCATTTCCAGGATATTTCAAATCAAACTTGAGCCGTGGTAAAAAGAGATGTTTAACATCTACTAAGCAGCTTGTTAAGGCAGGCAGTAAGACCACAGGCCTCAGTTTTTATTTGCTGTCAAAAAACACATCCTACACACCTTTGCCAGCTGAGGAGCTTGAACTCCTACAAGCTGGCATGGGGAGACAAACAGTGTCTCTTCTAGAAGATGGTGACCATGCAGAG ATTTCTAGACTTCTGGAAGAAACCTTTCGAAAAATGGAATATCTTTGTGGAGGATGGCTCTTGCATAAGGCAACAG GTGGCAGTGGTCGACGAAAGCTCACTGTAATTCCACCTGAAACAGAAGGATATTCTGTCAAAACACTGAAAGCTGTGTCAGGAGGTGGCAAATCCACTTTTTACATTGTACCTCTTCAGGAAACATTAGACACATCTCCTCTACCTCCCGACTCACAGCACTTTTCAAAGATGCCAAAGAAGATATGTTACCAGTGTAATGAAATGATGCCTCTGCAGATGCTTGCAGTACACATCAATACGTGCAAAGGAAAATTCTCTCCTGATGAGACTGATGATGAG GAATCTGAGTTATGCATTGTGAAAAGCAAATGCAAG GTTATTTGTCCAATATGCACTAAGGACTTTCCTGAAGATGAGATCACAGTCCACGCAAGTCTGTGTGGGGATAG CTTTCAATGA